AGAAAAATGTCCTTGATCTTGCAGGACCTGCCGAAGCTGACCGATCTCGCGCGATTGCCGCGAGAGCAGTATGTCGGTGATCCCATACATGAGGTTGTGGCCGAGCGGTACTTGGAGCGGACTATTGGACGGATGATCGACATTAACTTCCACCTTGTCACCGAGTCGGGCCAGGCACCGCCCAAGGACTATTACAATTCCTTTTTGGCGCTCGGCACGCTCGGCGTTATGACGGCTGATCTTGCCAAGCAAATACGATGGCCGCCGGACTCCGCAACCGCATCGTGCACGAATACGATGAGATCGATCCTGAGCGAGTGTACGAGGCGCTCCCTATCGCGGTTCGTCAGATTCCTCTGTATTTAGACCGCATTCAGCGATTCATGGAACAATTGTCGAAGGAATAACGTGTTGATCAGTTTCAGGAGTCAGTCAGAAGGAGGGCAGAAATTAAACGAGCCCGTGAGTGAATTTCAGAAGGTTTCCGACATCTCGCCCAGCTTCTGGCCGGGAATCCGGACCTCCCTCAGCTTTTTGGCTGCGGCACCAGCAGCTTCTCCCCCTTCCTGAACACGCCGTAGATGGCGTGGGAGGGGCAGGCATCCAGGCAGAGGCGGCAGCTTTCGAGGCAGCGTGACGCGTCGAAC
The DNA window shown above is from Nitrospira tepida and carries:
- a CDS encoding HepT-like ribonuclease domain-containing protein, coding for MAAGLRNRIVHEYDEIDPERVYEALPIAVRQIPLYLDRIQRFMEQLSKE